One Elephas maximus indicus isolate mEleMax1 chromosome X, mEleMax1 primary haplotype, whole genome shotgun sequence DNA segment encodes these proteins:
- the LOC126068676 gene encoding testis-expressed protein 13D-like yields MAVNFRDPRCGFRHREVVEFINEEIRSNGTDLDFYVAYSLESWSLVEDRLRAILCDPRVPHTFKGACAWSALAMSTTVVSRQRVQLLHRVRRLQEKVSQREDDLLKSLDEREVLRGQLLQAKRSAQLDPQPQEVNLGSRAQEQCATAWPQHAEEQGKVVAAGPKGRRDGEAQEKEAGAGGKAGNIYVPGSLSPWAQVSLRQKQQQRFPPDAWAMICTPGVQAGAGWQKEMGPLWDQKNQGEEEGAVRSKEIDALVDSRSHGKQEATGGVLPRKGGPSRRCREIVLVPVTSDADSPQWELECRGNRLRSLEVVEFINEEIVRNRGGPDFYVAYSSKPWSLVEDRLRAILSDPLVPRTIKRAYAWSALALSVRVLWRRPVVQVRRVRRLQEQVAQHEVATRDLASELQQLREEREDIILQLHQKQDDLQKSLDEREVLRGQLLQAKRFAQFHPPPQEIHLGSRAQELYATAWPQHAAEEQGKVAAAGPKGRQVAQPQEKEAGAGGVTEVETAGEGPSQMPRGMICTPGVQAAAGWQKEMGPLWDERSQGEEEGAVRSEDIDALVDSRSHGKQEATLQELRTMLKKLGPRGCEPQEMTL; encoded by the exons ATGGCCGTGAACTTCAGAGATCCCAGGTGCGGATTCCGCCACAGAGAAGTGGTCGAGTTCATCAATGAAGAGATCCGCAGTAACGGCACCGACCTGGACTTCTACGTGGCCTACAGCTTGGagtcctggagccttgtggaGGACCGGCTCCGGGCCATCCTGTGCGACCCGCGTGTGCCCCACACCTTCAAGGGGGCCTGCGCCTGGAGCGCGCTGGCCATGAGCACAACTGTGGTCTCCAGGCAGAGGGTACAGCTGCTCCATCGGGTGCGGCGCCTGCAGGAGAAGGTGTCTCAGCGCGAG GACGACCTGCTGAAGTCGCTGGATGAGCGCGAAGTGCTGCGTGGACAGTTGCTCCAGGCCAAGAGGTCGGCCCAGTTGGATCCACAGCCCCAGGAGGTCAATCTGGGGTCGCGAGCCCAGGAGCAGTGTGCCACAGCTTGGCCTCAGCATGCAGAGGAGCAAGGTAAGGTGGTGGCCGCGGGGCCAAAGGGCAGGCGGGATGGAGAGGCCCAGGAGAAAGAGGCAGGGGCGGGAGGTAAGGCGGGCAACATTTACGTGCCAGGATCCCTGAGTCCCTGGGCCCAG GTGTCACTGAGGCAGAAACAGCAGCAGCGGTTCCCCCCAGATGCCTGGGCAATGATCTGCACCCCTGGTGTGCAGGCTGGAGCAGGGTGGCAGAAGGAGATGGGCCCTCTGTGGGACCAGAAAAACCAAGGTGAGGAGGAAGGTGCTGTGCGTTCAAAGGAGATAGATGCCCTGGTCGACAGCAGGAGCCATGGCAAGCAGGAGGCTACT GGGGGCGTTCTGCCCAGGAAAGGCGGTCCCAGCAGGCGATGCCGCGAGATTGTGCTTGTCCCCGTGACGTCAGACGCCGACTCGCCTCAGTGGGAGCTGGAGTGCCGAGGGAATCGGCTTCGGTCTTT AGAAGTGGTCGAGTTCATCAATGAAGAGATCGTCAGAAACCGCGGTGGCCCGGACTTCTACGTGGCCTACAGCTCGAAGCCCTGGAGCCTTGTGGAGGACCGGCTCCGGGCCATCCTGTCCGACCCGCTGGTGCCCCGCACCATCAAGAGGGCCTACGCCTGGAGCGCGCTGGCCCTGAGCGTACGTGTGCTCTGGAGGCGGCCGGTAGTGCAGGTGCGTCGGGTGCGGCGCCTGCAGGAGCAGGTGGCTCAGCACGAGGTGGCCACCAGGGATCTGGCCTCGGAGCTGCAGCAGCTGCGTGAGGAGCGCGAAGACATCATTTTGCAGTTGCACCAAAAGCAGGACGACCTGCAGAAGTCGCTGGACGAGCGCGAAGTGCTGCGCGGGCAGCTGCTCCAGGCCAAGAGGTTTGCCCAGTTCCATCCACCGCCGCAGGAGATCCATCTGGGGTCGCGAGCCCAAGAGCTGTATGCCACAGCGTGGCCCCAGCATGCTGCAGAGGAGCAAGGCAAGGTGGCGGCCGCGGGGCCAAAGGGCAGGCAGGTTGCACAGCCCCAGGAGAAAGAGGCAGGGGCGGGAG GTGTCACCGAGGTGGAAACAGCAGGAGAGGGCCCGTCCCAGATGCCTCGGGGAATGATCTGCACCCCTGGCGTGCAGGCTGCAGCAGGGTGGCAGAAGGAGATGGGCCCTCTGTGGGATGAGAGAAGCCAGGGCGAGGAGGAAGGCGCTGTGCGTTCAGAAGACATAGACGCCCTGGTCGACAGCAGGAGCCATGGCAAGCAGGAGGCTACT CTCCAGGAACTTCGCACGATGCTGAAGAAGCTCGGGCCTCGAGGATGTGAACCTCAGGAAATGACCCTCTGA
- the ATP1B4 gene encoding protein ATP1B4 isoform X2 gives MRRQHRSRRAPTFPHGYRYRLDDQDEANQNYLADEEEEAEEEARVMGVPNLEEKEKEEEQNEEEEGQGQPTGNTWWQKLQLMNEYLWDPEQRMSLARTGLILVIYFFFYASLAAVITVCMYTLFLTISTYMPTFTERVKPPGVMIRPFAHSLNFNFNVSEPDTWQHYVISLNGFLQGYNDSLQEEMNVDCPPGQYFIQDGNEDEDKKACQFKRSFLKNCSGLEDPTFGYSTGQPCILLKMNRIVGFRPELGDPVKVSCKVQRGDENDIRSINYYPESASFDLRYYPYYGKLTHVNYTSPLVAMHFTDVVKNQVVPVQCQLKGKGIINDVINDHFVGRVIFTLNIET, from the exons GATGATCAGGATGAAGCGAACCAGAACTACTTGGCAGATGAAGAGGAGGAAGCAGAGGAAGAGGCTCGGGTGATGGGGGTACCCAAtttggaggagaaagagaaagaagaggagcaAAATGAGGAGGAAGAGGGTCAGGGTCAGCCAACAGGCAATACCTGGTGGCAGAAATTGCAACTCATGAACGAATACCTGTGGGATCCGGAGCAAAGGATGTCTCTGGCCCGAACAG GCCTGATCTTGGTCATTTACTTCTTCTTCTATGCCTCTCTGGCTGCTGTGATAACTGTCTGCATGTACACGCTATTTCTGACCATCAGTACTTACATGCCGACCTTCACTGAGAGGGTGAAGCCTCCTG GAGTTATGATCAGACCCTTCGCCCATagccttaacttcaacttcaacgTCTCTGAACCTGACACTTGGCAGCATTATGTGATTAGCCTAAATGGCTTTCTCCAGG GCTATAATGACAGTCTTCAAGAGGAAATGAACGTAGATTGTCCACCAGGGCAGTACTTCATCCAAGATGGCAATGAGGATGAGGACAAGAAAGCCTGCCAATTTAAGCGTTCCTTTCTGAAGAACTGCTCTGGTCTGGAGGACCCTACTTTTGGCTACTCTACTGGACAGCCCTGCATCCTTCTAAAGATGAACCGG ATTGTAGGCTTTCGTCCTGAGCTTGGAGATCCTGTGAAGGTTTCCTGCAAAGTTCAG AGAGGTGATGAAAATGACATCCGATCCATCAATTACTACCCAGAGTCGGCTTCTTTTGACCTCCGCTACTACCCTTACTACGGCAAACTCACTCAC GTTAACTACACCTCCCCGCTGGTGGCAATGCACTTTACAGATGTGGTGAAGAACCAAGTGGTGCCTGTGCAGTGCCAGCTGAAGGGCAAAGGCATTATAAACGATGTCATCAACGATCATTTTGTGGGCAGGGTAATCTTTACCCTAAACATAGAAACCTAA
- the ATP1B4 gene encoding protein ATP1B4 isoform X1 — protein MRRQHRSRRAPTFPHGYRYRLDDQDEANQNYLADEEEEAEEEARVMGVPNLEEKEKEEEQNEEEEGQGQPTGNTWWQKLQLMNEYLWDPEQRMSLARTGQSWSLILVIYFFFYASLAAVITVCMYTLFLTISTYMPTFTERVKPPGVMIRPFAHSLNFNFNVSEPDTWQHYVISLNGFLQGYNDSLQEEMNVDCPPGQYFIQDGNEDEDKKACQFKRSFLKNCSGLEDPTFGYSTGQPCILLKMNRIVGFRPELGDPVKVSCKVQRGDENDIRSINYYPESASFDLRYYPYYGKLTHVNYTSPLVAMHFTDVVKNQVVPVQCQLKGKGIINDVINDHFVGRVIFTLNIET, from the exons GATGATCAGGATGAAGCGAACCAGAACTACTTGGCAGATGAAGAGGAGGAAGCAGAGGAAGAGGCTCGGGTGATGGGGGTACCCAAtttggaggagaaagagaaagaagaggagcaAAATGAGGAGGAAGAGGGTCAGGGTCAGCCAACAGGCAATACCTGGTGGCAGAAATTGCAACTCATGAACGAATACCTGTGGGATCCGGAGCAAAGGATGTCTCTGGCCCGAACAGGTCAGAGTTGGA GCCTGATCTTGGTCATTTACTTCTTCTTCTATGCCTCTCTGGCTGCTGTGATAACTGTCTGCATGTACACGCTATTTCTGACCATCAGTACTTACATGCCGACCTTCACTGAGAGGGTGAAGCCTCCTG GAGTTATGATCAGACCCTTCGCCCATagccttaacttcaacttcaacgTCTCTGAACCTGACACTTGGCAGCATTATGTGATTAGCCTAAATGGCTTTCTCCAGG GCTATAATGACAGTCTTCAAGAGGAAATGAACGTAGATTGTCCACCAGGGCAGTACTTCATCCAAGATGGCAATGAGGATGAGGACAAGAAAGCCTGCCAATTTAAGCGTTCCTTTCTGAAGAACTGCTCTGGTCTGGAGGACCCTACTTTTGGCTACTCTACTGGACAGCCCTGCATCCTTCTAAAGATGAACCGG ATTGTAGGCTTTCGTCCTGAGCTTGGAGATCCTGTGAAGGTTTCCTGCAAAGTTCAG AGAGGTGATGAAAATGACATCCGATCCATCAATTACTACCCAGAGTCGGCTTCTTTTGACCTCCGCTACTACCCTTACTACGGCAAACTCACTCAC GTTAACTACACCTCCCCGCTGGTGGCAATGCACTTTACAGATGTGGTGAAGAACCAAGTGGTGCCTGTGCAGTGCCAGCTGAAGGGCAAAGGCATTATAAACGATGTCATCAACGATCATTTTGTGGGCAGGGTAATCTTTACCCTAAACATAGAAACCTAA